One genomic segment of Podarcis raffonei isolate rPodRaf1 chromosome 7, rPodRaf1.pri, whole genome shotgun sequence includes these proteins:
- the PRELID3A gene encoding PRELI domain containing protein 3A isoform X2 — translation MKIWSSEHEFGHPWDTVIKAAMRKYPNPMNPSVVGVDVLDRSLDNQGRLHSHRLLSTEWGLPSIVKAILGTSRTMTYIKEHSVVDPVEKKMVLSSTNITLTNLISVDERLVYTPHPENPEKTLLTQEAIITVKGVSLSSYLETLMASTISSNARKGWDAIEWTIQHSDSVLR, via the exons ATGAAGATCTGGAGCTCGGAGCACGAATTTGG GCATCCATGGGATACTGTAATAAAAGCTGCCATGAGAAAATATCCCAATCCTATGAACCCCTCAGTGGTAGGAGTTGATGTCTTGGACCGAAGCCTTGACAATCAAGGAAGGTTGCACAGTCACCGGCTACTTAGCACTGAATGGGGCCTGCCAAGCATTGTAAAAGCG attctgGGAACAAGTAGAACTATGACATACATTAAAGAACATTCTGTAGTTGATCCGGTGGAAAAGAAAATGGTACTGAGCTCCACAAAT ATAACACTTACAAATCTTATATCAGTTGATGAAAGGTTGGTATATACGCCACACCCTGAGAACCCGGAAAA GACTTTGTTAACGCAAGAAGCAATTATTACAGTAAAAGGTGTTAGCCTCAGTAGTTACTTGGAAACTTTAATGGCAAGCACAATATCTTCTAATGCTAGAAAG GGGTGGGATGCTATTGAGTGGACAATTCAACATTCTGACAGTGTTCTAAGATAG
- the PRELID3A gene encoding PRELI domain containing protein 3A isoform X1, with amino-acid sequence MKIWSSEHEFGHPWDTVIKAAMRKYPNPMNPSVVGVDVLDRSLDNQGRLHSHRLLSTEWGLPSIVKAILGTSRTMTYIKEHSVVDPVEKKMVLSSTNITLTNLISVDERLVYTPHPENPEKTLLTQEAIITVKGVSLSSYLETLMASTISSNARKGREALEWVIGELTSTRESMKSAMAAASAED; translated from the exons ATGAAGATCTGGAGCTCGGAGCACGAATTTGG GCATCCATGGGATACTGTAATAAAAGCTGCCATGAGAAAATATCCCAATCCTATGAACCCCTCAGTGGTAGGAGTTGATGTCTTGGACCGAAGCCTTGACAATCAAGGAAGGTTGCACAGTCACCGGCTACTTAGCACTGAATGGGGCCTGCCAAGCATTGTAAAAGCG attctgGGAACAAGTAGAACTATGACATACATTAAAGAACATTCTGTAGTTGATCCGGTGGAAAAGAAAATGGTACTGAGCTCCACAAAT ATAACACTTACAAATCTTATATCAGTTGATGAAAGGTTGGTATATACGCCACACCCTGAGAACCCGGAAAA GACTTTGTTAACGCAAGAAGCAATTATTACAGTAAAAGGTGTTAGCCTCAGTAGTTACTTGGAAACTTTAATGGCAAGCACAATATCTTCTAATGCTAGAAAG GGTCGAGAAGCCTTGGAATGGGTGATTGGCGAACTAACTTCGACGCGAGAGAGCATGAAGTCTGCAATGGCAGCAGCTTCAGCAGAGGACTGA
- the PRELID3A gene encoding PRELI domain containing protein 3A isoform X3 — translation MRKYPNPMNPSVVGVDVLDRSLDNQGRLHSHRLLSTEWGLPSIVKAILGTSRTMTYIKEHSVVDPVEKKMVLSSTNITLTNLISVDERLVYTPHPENPEKTLLTQEAIITVKGVSLSSYLETLMASTISSNARKGREALEWVIGELTSTRESMKSAMAAASAED, via the exons ATGAGAAAATATCCCAATCCTATGAACCCCTCAGTGGTAGGAGTTGATGTCTTGGACCGAAGCCTTGACAATCAAGGAAGGTTGCACAGTCACCGGCTACTTAGCACTGAATGGGGCCTGCCAAGCATTGTAAAAGCG attctgGGAACAAGTAGAACTATGACATACATTAAAGAACATTCTGTAGTTGATCCGGTGGAAAAGAAAATGGTACTGAGCTCCACAAAT ATAACACTTACAAATCTTATATCAGTTGATGAAAGGTTGGTATATACGCCACACCCTGAGAACCCGGAAAA GACTTTGTTAACGCAAGAAGCAATTATTACAGTAAAAGGTGTTAGCCTCAGTAGTTACTTGGAAACTTTAATGGCAAGCACAATATCTTCTAATGCTAGAAAG GGTCGAGAAGCCTTGGAATGGGTGATTGGCGAACTAACTTCGACGCGAGAGAGCATGAAGTCTGCAATGGCAGCAGCTTCAGCAGAGGACTGA